In a genomic window of Bradyrhizobium ontarionense:
- the rplC gene encoding 50S ribosomal protein L3: MRSGVIAQKVGMTRVFTEAGEHIPVTVLKLGNCQVVGHRTTEKNGYVALQLGAGSRKTVYLPKAERGQFAVAKVEPKRKVAEFRVSEDSLIPVGAEILADHFVVGQFVDVTGTSIGKGFAGGMKRWNFGGLRATHGVSVSHRSIGSTGGRQDPGKTWKNKKMPGHMGVDRITTLNLRVVQTDVERGLILVEGAVPGSKGGWISVRDAVKKPLPKEAPKPGKFKVAGEQAAEAPAVQEGA; encoded by the coding sequence ATGCGCTCCGGAGTGATCGCACAAAAGGTCGGGATGACGCGGGTCTTCACGGAGGCCGGCGAACATATCCCTGTGACCGTGCTGAAGCTCGGCAATTGCCAGGTGGTTGGTCACCGTACCACTGAGAAGAACGGCTACGTCGCGCTGCAGCTCGGCGCCGGCAGCCGCAAGACGGTCTACTTGCCGAAGGCTGAGCGCGGTCAGTTCGCCGTCGCCAAGGTCGAGCCCAAGCGCAAGGTCGCCGAGTTCCGGGTCAGCGAAGACTCGCTGATTCCGGTCGGTGCCGAGATCCTGGCCGACCACTTCGTCGTCGGCCAGTTCGTCGATGTCACCGGCACCTCGATCGGTAAGGGGTTCGCCGGCGGTATGAAGCGCTGGAACTTCGGCGGTCTGCGCGCCACCCACGGTGTGTCAGTCTCGCATCGTTCGATCGGCTCGACCGGTGGTCGTCAGGACCCCGGCAAGACCTGGAAGAACAAGAAGATGCCTGGTCACATGGGCGTCGATCGCATCACCACGCTGAACCTGCGTGTGGTGCAGACGGACGTCGAGCGCGGCCTGATCCTGGTGGAAGGCGCGGTGCCCGGCTCCAAGGGTGGCTGGATCTCGGTGCGCGACGCCGTGAAGAAGCCGCTGCCGAAGGAAGCGCCGAAGCCCGGCAAGTTCAAGGTCGCGG
- the rpsJ gene encoding 30S ribosomal protein S10, producing the protein MNGQNIRIRLKAFDHRILDTSTREIVNTAKRTGAQVRGPIPLPTRIEKFTVNRSPHVDKKSREQFEMRTHKRLLDIVDPTPQTVDALMKLDLAAGVDVEIKL; encoded by the coding sequence ATGAACGGCCAAAATATCCGCATCCGTCTCAAGGCGTTCGACCATCGGATCCTCGATACGTCGACGCGCGAGATCGTCAATACGGCGAAGCGGACCGGCGCGCAGGTTCGCGGACCCATTCCGCTGCCGACCCGCATCGAGAAGTTCACCGTGAACCGTTCGCCGCACGTCGACAAGAAGAGCCGCGAGCAGTTCGAGATGCGCACCCACAAGCGCCTGCTCGACATCGTCGATCCGACCCCCCAGACCGTCGATGCTCTCATGAAGCTCGATCTGGCCGCGGGCGTCGACGTCGAGATCAAGCTCTAA